TTTTGCAGGACAGTTACATGCAGGAGTATGATGTCATTATCATCGGTGCCGGCGCCTCAGGCCTGATGTGTGCTGCCCAGGCAGCCAGGCGCGGCCGCCGCGTCGTGGTACTGGACCACGGCAATCAGGCTGCCCGCAAAGTGCGGGTTTCCGGTGGAGGCCGTTGCAATTTCACCAATGCACAACTGAGCTCACATCACTACCTCAGCCACAATCCCCACTTCGTCAAATCGGCCCTCAGCCGGTACAGCCAGTGGGATTTTCTCTCACTGATCGACGAGCATAAAATCAGCTGGCATGAACGAGAACACGGGCAGTACTTCTGTGACGGCAGCGCCATCCAGGTCGTAGATATGCTTATGGAAGAGTGCCGACGCTTCGCAGCCAAAGTACAATTAAGCACCACAATTCAAACGCTAAAACGCAATGAGGATGGCAGCTTCTGGCTGCAAACCTCCCGGGGCACCTACCGGTGCTGCTCACTGGTGGTGGCGACGGGTGGACTGTCCATTCCCATCCTTGGGGCTACTCCCTTGGGATATCGTATTGCAGAGCAATTCGGCATCTCCATCAAACCTCCTGCAGCAGGACTGGTTCCTTTAACCCTGCAGCCCCCGGACAAGCAGCAGCTGGCTCCCCTTTCGGGCATTGCGGTAGAGGCGACGGTGCAGGCAGGTGGCGCTTCCTTCCGCGAAAACGTCCTCTTTACCCATCGTGGCCTGAGTGGCCCTGCCATACTGCAGATCTCCAACTACTGGCAACCGGGGAAAGCAATAATCATCGACTGGCTGCCGGCCATTTCCCTTGATGCCGTAATCGGCGAAGCCAAAGAGCAGCAACCCAGGCAGCAGGTAAAAACCGTCCTCACGCACCTTCTGCCAAACAGAGTCGTGACAGCGCTGCTACCAGCTGAAATCCTGAATGTGCAGCTGGCACAGGTAAGTAAAAAGCAAAGTGACTGGCTGGTTCGCCAGCTACACCACTGGCAGGTGGTACCCAGTGGAACCGAAGGATACCGCACTGCGGAAGTGACCTGCGGAGGCGTGGACTGTGATGAAATTTCGTCAAAAACCATGGAAAGTAAAACCGTACCTGGCCTGTATTTTACCGGCGAGGTCCTGGATGTGACCGGTTGGCTGGGGGGGTATAACCTGCAGTGGGCCTGGTCGTCGGGATGGTGCACCGGACAGTTTGTTTAGACGACCTACTGCCGGAGGATTTTGCCAGTACCACATGAATTTTGGTTCAAACCCACCGCGCTTTTGAAAAGCAAGCAAATTTTCCAACAAAAGGCTTTAGGCTATCACTGCTTAATGTTTTATGAATACAATTCACCAGCTCGGCCACTCTCTGCGCAGGCAGCACAAAGTGGGACCGTTTTTCCAAGCGTATGCTATGGGCTCTCTGCTGTTGTAGATGGTGAAGTTTCATCTTACTCCTTCCGCTCATGTCCTCATATCATTTCACATGGATGCTTTCACATTCCAGTGCCTTAACAGCTTACTGAAATATCTCAAACCAGGCAGGCAATTGAAAAATGCTCAGGTGCAAGGCGCTCGCGGAGCGAGCATGCTGACCTTCTGAGTGAGCTCCAAAGCACCCGTTTGCATCTTAGTCCTGATCAAGCAAGGTACAGGCTGAAACAGACCCTCGAAAATATCCAGGATCGGACAAGATGCCATAAAAAAATACTTGACTGGAATGAACCAGGAATGAGGCGTACATGGAGTACGTTGCAATGACGAGCGACAGCGAGCAACACCGCAGATGAGGGTTTTTCAGCAGCCTGTTAAAGCAGAAGTCTTTGCACATACTGCTGGAGTTATGCCAACTCAGGATTTAGCCACTTAGGGTCCAGTAATAGCTGCCAGAAACACAGCCCTAGCGCAATCTCCAATGATGTAACATCTTAATTGCGGCGCACCCTTAGAATAAAAAAGCACAAGCTTGCTATTTTTGCCCTTGTTTAGGTTGGCATTTCACCCATCAGCGCATAAACATATGAACATATA
The genomic region above belongs to Desulfurispira natronophila and contains:
- a CDS encoding NAD(P)/FAD-dependent oxidoreductase, giving the protein MQEYDVIIIGAGASGLMCAAQAARRGRRVVVLDHGNQAARKVRVSGGGRCNFTNAQLSSHHYLSHNPHFVKSALSRYSQWDFLSLIDEHKISWHEREHGQYFCDGSAIQVVDMLMEECRRFAAKVQLSTTIQTLKRNEDGSFWLQTSRGTYRCCSLVVATGGLSIPILGATPLGYRIAEQFGISIKPPAAGLVPLTLQPPDKQQLAPLSGIAVEATVQAGGASFRENVLFTHRGLSGPAILQISNYWQPGKAIIIDWLPAISLDAVIGEAKEQQPRQQVKTVLTHLLPNRVVTALLPAEILNVQLAQVSKKQSDWLVRQLHHWQVVPSGTEGYRTAEVTCGGVDCDEISSKTMESKTVPGLYFTGEVLDVTGWLGGYNLQWAWSSGWCTGQFV